In Anomalospiza imberbis isolate Cuckoo-Finch-1a 21T00152 chromosome 10, ASM3175350v1, whole genome shotgun sequence, the following proteins share a genomic window:
- the AHSG gene encoding alpha-2-HS-glycoprotein encodes MKALVALILLVQLPIHKAVPAAPPAPLGCDDPESEAAAEVAVNYINGHSHHGYKFALNRIEDIRVVPQGPNNDIMFLELDLLETKCPILSPTPLENCTVRSFAEHAVEGDCDVKLQKVDGTLSVLASKCHSHADSSEDILKVCPDCPLLVSLNNTEVLETVSAALNDYNSKTTDSYLRLLEIGRAKIQYHPGHIVVTEFAVGATNCSAEEAKANVGACQLLPEDQSNFGFCTAVMVKRPSQDLQVDCQLYGHQPGVTYAHPGQDTSAGLAPSAVGVTNHNLGLFHNNPVASESSSSEILRSMLSAKSVAKRAVAEAAQHDKVPRPVGFVPPPPPCPGKIRHFDI; translated from the exons ATGAAGGCACTAGTAGCTTTAATACTGCTTGTTCAGCTTCCAATTCACAAAGCTGTACCAGCAGCTCCCCCTGCTCCCTTGGGCTGTGATGACCCAGAAtctgaagcagcagctgaagttGCTGTGAATTATATTAATGGCCACAGTCATCATGGATACAAGTTTGCCTTAAACAGAATCGAGGATATCCGCGTGGTACCCCAG gggCCAAATAATGACATCATGTTTCTTGAACTTGACTTACTGGAGACCAAGTGCCCTATTCTCAGCCCTACACCTCTTGAAAATTGCACAGTGAGGAGCTTTGCAGAACAT GCAGTTGAGGGTGACTGTGATGTTAAACTGCAGAAGGTGGATGGGACATTATCTGTACTCGCTAGCAAATGCCACTCACATGCAG ACTCCAGTGAAGACATTCTCAAAGTCTGCCCTGACTGTCCACTGCTGGTAAGTCTGAACAACACGGAGGTGTTAGAAACGGTGTCAGCTGCACTCAATGACTACAACAGCAAAACCACTGATTCTTATCTCAGACTCCTCGAGATTGGAAGAGCCAAAATACAG TATCACCCAGGGCACATTGTTGTTACTGAGTTTGCTGTGGGTGCCACGAACTGCTCTGCAGAAGAAGCGAAAGCCAACGTGGGGGCTTGTCAGCTGCTGCCCGAGGATCAGTCT AATTTTGGTTTCTGCACAGCAGTGATGGTAAAACGTCCTTCACAAGACCTTCAGGTGGACTGCCAGTTGTATGGACATCAG cctGGAGTTACCTACGCTCATCCAGGTCAAGACACATCAGCAGGACTGGCACCCAGTGCTGTAGGTGTCACAAACCATAATCTTGGGCTTTTCCACAATAACCCTGTTGCATCTGAATCCAGCTCTTCAGAAATTTTGCGTTCCATGCTCTCAGCAAAATCAGTAGCAAAGAGAGCAGTTGCAGAGGCTGCTCAGCATGACAAAGTACCTCGCCCAGTTGGCTTtgtgcctcctcctcctccctgccctgggaagaTTCGCCATTTCGATATCTAG